TGGCTCACATGTGACCTTTCTTTAGCACCTGAATTTCCCAAGTGGGTGATGATGGCAGCACAAATAGAATTAATCTGCCAAAGAACCCTTTCCACATTAGAATTACTTTTGTTTATAACCCCCTCTGAGTTCCCAAAGAGGTGGGTCAGTGTATACATAGGTTTTTAAATAATAGTCTCTTTAATAATAGTTCACTGTCTTTTTAGTTAGCAGGTATTGCCAGAAACTCAGACATGAACTGGGACGGGACTCCAAGTTTTTTATGCTGTACGCTCAGAAGGAGGAGATGCTGCTTGAAGAAATCTACTCCAACAGTATTATGGAGCTGGTCAGTTTTACCAATGAGAGTCTTGGCCAGGTGGGACAATTAGAAGCCCTTTTTGATGATGCAGTTGGGCTAATTAATGAAGATGGAGAGACTGTTTATGTCTACGGTGATGCAGGAATTGGAAAATCCATCTTGCTGCAAAAGATACAAAGCCTTTGGGCCAGGAAGGAGTTGGACATAGGGGCcaagtttttcttctgttttcggTGTAGGATGTTTAGCTGCTTCAAGGAAGATGAAGCCATATGTTTGAAAGACCTGCTCTTCAAATATAATTGCTACCCAGACCAGGACCCCGCAGAAGTGTTCCATCACATCTTGCAGTTCCCTCATACAGTTCTTTTcacttttgatggctttgatgaGATCTATTCCAGCTTTGATCTCAGCAGCGTACCTGAGGTATGCTCACCCAATGAACCCATCCACCCCCTGGCACTGCTCGTAAGCCTTCTCAGAGGAAAGCTTCTTAAGGGATCCAAGAAAATTCTTACTGCCAGGACAGGAACTGAGATCCAAAAAAACATCATTAGGAAGAAGGTGTTGCTCCGTGGTTTCTCCAGGAATAACCTGAAGGAATACACAGCTATGTTTTTCAAAGATGAGCAGCGACGAGCACTGGTGTCAAACCAGTTGGAAGCTAACCCAAATCTCTGCAGTTTGTGTTCAGTGCCTTTATTTTGCTGGATTATCTTTAAATGCTTTGAGCACTTCCACTCCAGCCAGTGGTTTGACGGCCACGAGCTCCCAGACAGTTCTGTTACATTAACAGATGTATTTCTGCTCATGATTGAAGTACACCTGAACCGAGCAGTGAAAACAAGTTTGCTGAAGGGCAATATCAGGAGCCAAGCAGAGATGTTCAAGTCAAGAAAGGAAAGTCTTCTAGCTTTGGGTAAAATGGCATACAAAGGGATGGAGAACTCTTCCTTTATCTTTGAGCAGGAGGAAGTCTCTTCGGCAAATATCTCTGAAGAAGATTTGCAATTGGGCTTTCTCAGGACAGTTAAAGGTTACAGTGGCTGTGACAGTCAGGCCACTTATGAGTTCTTGCACTTAACCCTTCAGTCTTTTTTCACAGCTTTATTTTTGGTTATGGAGGAGAAGGTGGGTACCAAGGAGTTACTTGAGTTTTTCAGTGAATGTTCTTCCATGGAGACTGCCCAGCCTACTTGCCTTCGTATCCCCTGGCTGAAGAAACAACTAGCAGGGGAGGATCCTTTCCAAAATAAAGAACACTTTAATTTTACCAACATGTTTCTTTGTGGCCTGCTTTCTGGACCCAGGCAGAAGCTCTTCAGACATTTAGTTTCACCTGCGGTCATTAAGAGGAAGAGAAAAACACTCATCACATACCTTGGGGAGAGCATGAAATCCCGCCTGAAAGGCTACACTCGGTCCAGGCTGAAAAGCTACAACCAGGTGCAGGTGCAGCCCAACTTTGTGTGGATGTTGAGGTGCCTGTACGAGACGCAGAGTGAGAAGGTGGGGAGGATGGCAGCCCGCCGCATGCACGCCAACTACATCAAGCTGGCCTACTGCAACGCCTGCTCTGCCGACTGCAGCGCCATTTCCTTCCTTCTGCACCACTTCCGAAAGCGCCTGGCTCTGGATCTGGACAACAACAACATCAATGACTATGGAATTAAGCAGCTGCAACCTTGTTTCAGCAAGCTTGCAGTCATCAGGTAGGGGTCTCTGTATGTAAGCAGGTTGTTATGTATTCTTCGTTTATTCCACAAACCGGTGGGCTGAAGGAATTGATCTCGCAAGTGGAGAAAGAGGAGGATCAGTGCTGCTGCAAATTAATGTTTCAGATCTTCTGAAATCTTTGTTCATTTAGTCACAGGAGCAGAGATAAGCTGTGGATTTGGAAACCAAAATGGAAAGGGTGGAAAGAAGTTCTTAGAAGCACAGACTGTTTAAACCTGTACATTTAGTTAGCTCCATCTCAAATTGTTTTGTCTCAGAAGAGAATTTTTATGAGAGAAGGTGCttaaaggaaaaaggaaacaaaacaatcttcCATTATCTGAAGATTGCCTGAGGCCATTTCTGCCCTTGATCATAAGGGGTAAGGGAGGACCTCCTAATCACAATAACCCTTGATCAGAAGCTCTGAATTTCTTGCTTTTGCATCTTGTCCAAATGTCTGGCTTTCATAGGACAAAAACTATCATATACATCCATGAATGAATGTAGTTGGTGCCTTCAGATGTGGTGTTTCCCCTGAGGTGTTGTGAAGGGAGGACATGGCTTTGTGTGAACAGGGAGAACTAACTCCACGTCTGACATCACAGGCCAGATTGTTTCACCTCCAGCCATTTGAGGTTGTACCATGTAGATATATCTTATTTGTCCAAACATTTAGGTGCAGTAAATCAGGATCTCTTTAAAAGCTCCTTCAGCCCCATGAGAATATTTTTTAACAACTGGTTTTATTCTTCCTGTTTGGCTGTGCCTTGCCTTGTTTTCCTCTAGGAATAAATCAAAGCCAGTGACtcctgtttttttccccagtgattTGCAAATTGACTGACCTCCCAGGAGAAAGCAATAAGGAAActcctggggaaaatgcataAGTATGTAAGAAAAAACAAAGAAGCAAAGGCCAGCCTTTCATTCTTCATGCCTATCATGTGATCATGCCATACACAGTGTGATCCTAACACCAAAACAGTCTTTTAGGTTGCCCTTTTAGGATCCCTTTATGGATCTTCAGATGTTGGAACTTTTATTTCTAATGAGCAATTTCTGCAGGTCAGGAAATGTTGTTTCCAAGAGCTTAACTATCCCTTTCAAAGAAGCAGGCTGCTGTCCTGATCTGTAGAAATTGGCTGATTTCTCctgtgtgctgctgcattccaAAGGGACCAGGTTGCTAACTAGCAAAGGCTAGGGTGGCTGTTGGTGATAAGGGACTCTCAGCAGGACATCCTCAGGTACTGAGTTTGTGTGCAAACTAAATGTGGTCAAAATGTTTTCATAGGGACAGCTTTACCCAGAAAATGTGCTTGATGGCAACTGGAGTGCTTCATTGAACCTGTCCATAAGGTGAAAAAGCTTGAGAAgtttccaaaaaaacccccaaaacaacaacaacaactaaaaccccaccccaaacaaCTGTGAGACGAAGCATTTTTGTTCTGTGAATGACTGATATTGATTTGCTTCATGTCTGGCTGGGGCAATAAAATTAGAAACATCTAGCACACCCATGGGAGCGCAGTTCTGTTTTCTGGCCAGGGCTTTTCACAACCTTTATTTGGTGAAGCCTGAATGTGTTGTGACTTTCAAGATGCCTGGCTTTCACTATGTACTCAGAGAGAAGATTGCAAGATTAGTAGTTTGGACAGCTTGCTTTTGCTAGGGTGTTAAGCAGACTTTCTTCCTGGAATCACAGTAAGCACAGAAGGAGGGTGAGATGTTTATCTGGAGTCTGACTTCCTACATTTTATTGTTCTCAGTTCTGTGGACAGCTTCCAGAGCATTACCTAGGAGATCTGGGGCTTTCTGATTTTTATCAGTTTTGGAGTGAGCCACATGAATGTGAGCTCACATTTCCCTTAACAGCTTTTAATATGTGGCATAAGGACCTGTTAGAATATCAGAGGAAAATGCATAGGCCTCCAGACATTTGTTAACTCACAAGTGATGAACGTTTCTAGTATGTATTGATTCAGACTTTTCATTCCCTTCTTTCCAGGCTGAGTGTAAATCAGGTCACAGATCACGGCGTGAGGATCTTGTATGAAGAACTCTCCAAGTACCAAATTGTGTCTTTCTTGGGGTATGTAGCCAGCTGGGAGCAAAACACTGAGCAGTGatactggaaaataaaactctaaAGCTGTCAGCACTGACACAGCAGAGGTGGGGTGGAAAGTACTGTTTCAGCAAAGCAGCTTTTTGTGTCAGAAATGATTCTGTGACAGTTCACTGGGACAAGGACCACAGCCTCCTCTCCCTCACAGCCTCCTGCTGGCATCAAAGCCTTCTGTGGCACAGTGTGCACCACCAGTTAACCTGCTTGCTAATTTTTATACTGAAAGCCTTCTGCTGTGGAAGGGATAGACTGCAAGCAAGAGAGCATGTGTAGTTATAGCCTGCTGTTTTCTCCACTGTAAACTGATTTATTTCAACTATGCAAAGCAGATACAGCTTGGTAGAGACTGCTGTCAGCAACATGCAGTTTCCAGTGTCATGTTCATGATACCAATTTCTTTCAAGGGCTTAATTAGTTCTTAATGAAGCTGAAGCTGGAAGGCACGTTAGCTCTGACTTCCTGCTCTTGGTTAAGTAGCTACATAAAAATGACTTTTTGAAAGATAAACATGAATACCAAGAATAGCTTTTTTCCTCCAGTGCCCTAATGTAAGTACAACTGCTCAGGTATCTGCTCTTCAGTAATATTTGCAAGGGGATTTTATGACTTTTAAAAGACCAAAAGTACATTATGGTGTTTTGTCTTTTGACTTATCTTCTGGCAATATTATTTCTGTACTAGCACAGGAATAAAGGGAAACTTTGTTTGCTTGTGGAGaccatttatttaaaaaatatatgtaaGTATTCATGATTTGCAGTCTGGTCTCCTTATATTTTATATCTAGCCCATCACAATATGAATTATATATCAAAATAGAAACACAAGCAACTGTGAATATGTACAAAGCTGCACAGAAAAGATAGATGCTATGTGTGCATCATAAAACATTCAGGTTGTAAATATTTAACAGCAGTAATAACCTATTTTTACCAATGTGATTTTTCTTTAAGCTTATACAACAACCAAATCACTGATGTTGGAGCCAAATATGTTGCAAAATTAATTGAAGAGTGTTCAAGCCTGGAATATGTTAagtatgttgggttttttttcctttctacactATCCTAATTAAGCAGCTTGAAAGGAGAGGAAgagtagaaaaaaagaaaaaaaatgtatttgaaataaaatatCATTTAGGTTGTTGTTGTATATTTGCTTTGCAGTAGTCTAGCAGTGGATGGCAGCAGGTGAAACTCTTGAATCCATAGTCTTTTCTGGAATACAGTAGTGAGTTAAAGGAGTGCATGAAACTTGTTCTTTACCTAAATCCAATCTGAGCACCTGAGCGAGGCTTAAGCTGTGCATGgaccttgctgctgcttccagcagGCAAATTCCCTTGGATTCAGTACCAAGCTTTTTAGTGTCTGACCTTTTATGGGCCACTGGGGTCGGTCTGTGCTGGTGTCATACCTCAGCTCTGGAATTCCCCAAATTCACCTGGTGACTTGTTCCCTTTAATTCCTGGAACTTCCCCAGATAAGAGTGTCTGGCCATGCACATTGGTTGGACATAATGGTAGATCATTAACCAATGGTTTAATTGTGACCATAGCAGAAACCAGAGGTAACTGCAGCAATGTCAGCTTTGGGAGGGAATGTAGGAACAGGCAGCCAGGGAATCCTGGGTTCTAGTCCTTGTTCTACCACTGACTTGGTCTGAAACCCCACTCTGGCCATATCCTTCCTACTTGAAATTTTTGCAGAATTTTGAAACCCAGGCGCACTTAGTTTTTTCAGCGCTTTGACAGTGCTTTGCTTATTTAATGTagctttcacaaaaaaaaaaactgttgaaGGATGGTTGCATTCAGGCTACATAGTAACCCTAGAGGTTATTTTGAGATAGAGTGCACATTCATGTGCCCAAAGTCAGCCAAACAAGACAGTTTTATGTAAATGTAGTGGCTTGGGGGGAGGGTTGGGGGTTTGGTCCGTTCTTTAAATTAATCTATATGCAATTATCTCTCCCTTGAACTCCAGCCATTTGATATCCATGTAGGCCAAAAATAGAAGAGGCCTTGTGTAAAAGTCCAGCCTGGGACTGACTGGTGCACTGACCTGTGCCACTGCCTAGAGCCTGTGCTTACAACAGAAAGACTTGAAATTATTGCAGTCTGTGCCTATCAGCTGCAGTCTGCTCTGGAAACACACAGTCAAGAAATATTCTGTTCCCTGTGGCATCATGAAACATGCTGCATGTAATTCATGAGCTCTGTAGCAATTGCTGATTGTATGAATTATATTAAAAACAAGGCCAGTGTCCTTGCCCTGAGGTTCAGTTCCTAAAGCTCATTTCTATCATACTGAGCACCAAACCAAGACTCTACTGCAGTACTTCTGATTTAGAGGGCTGACATGCAAAACATGCAAAAGACAACATAAAATTATGTCTTTTAGTCAAAGGTCAAGTACCTGAGTATTTTTTCACTCTGGGTTAATCTTTGATAACTGCAGGTAACCTGCAGAGTTAATTAGCCTTAAGTACTTGTGTGGCTTTCTGAGCTGGTGTTCTGATAGCTGCACAGTTGTAAGTGATGCACCTCATCAATTTCTGTACTTTGTGCAGAATAGGAGCAAACAAAATAACGAGCGAAGGAGGGAAGTGCCTTGCCCAGGCCATCCAGAAGAGCAAGACAATGTTTGAAATTGGGTAAGTTCAGTGCTAAAGAGCAGAAGTTAGGGCTTGGTCTTGGCCAGGCACCTGTAAATCCCTTATTGGGGATTTACAATATTTTCATGATTGCCTTCTCTCCTCCTTCTGTTCTTTCCCTCCTCAACAACAGCATTAGAACAAACAAGTGTAGAGGCATAGCCACATTTTTCATGGAAGAAAATGCTGCTTTGTTGTTCTTCAGTTCACTCAATGTTGGCTTGGATTTTGgtatctgtttttttctttttcactgttcTGAAGGAATCTTAAaggagaaacaaacaaacaagaggaCAGTATATAGAGCTAGCCACTTCCTTTATGGCAGCACAACTTCTTTAGAGATACTTGGTTATTTTTAAGTCTGTGTGGTTTTATGACAGTTGGCACTGCATCTAGTTATTGAGTGTCACTGTTACACCTGTCAAACCTTCTGCATCACATGCTGATAAAGTTGTGAGCTGGGACAATAAAAGGGTATTCACATCGTCCTTTTCCCTTAGGCTGTCCCTAAGTGCTATTACTGGAGAGAGCTCTGCATGTACTCCAAACCTTTAGTTCCTGCCCTTTTTCTCAGGAAAGGTGCTaggtttgatttattttatttattttttcctcttctggcaaaTCCCAGTTTCTCTCTTCACTCTacaggagaacacatttcttaaaATTTAGTACTTGAATACATGGAATTAAAACCTCTGCTTGGCCATTGTGAAAATCACAGTAGCTGTGAGACATAGAAACTGGATGTGTACAATCAGATTTTTGGCCTTTAATTTTGTTGTTCTACAACATTTCACAAATACAGTGAGCAACCTGCACACTTCCATATAGCTGGGTCTGGTGTGCTGTACTTGCTGTAATTTCAGTGAAGGACTCCTATTTTCTCCTGTGGAGGAAATGATTACTCCAAATGGACTTAGGGTAGCTTGAACAGAAATGTTGAAATAGCAAACTGCACTGGCTCTGGAGGACAAGGAAATTCTGGGGAACTTACTGGAAGTCCATATGTTTAGATACCACAGAGCTCAATTGATTTTAAAAGAGCTGTCAACTAATTACCCATAAGCTGAGTGTGGCTCTGAGTCATCAAGCCAGGATCCctgtaaaaaacccaacaacacagACCTCAGCAGAGGTGTGTTTCAAACCTTTTAATACAGAGTGAATTTTCAAAGTGGTTACTCTGCATGGAAAGGATTTGACCAGGTACTCCTAGTTTCTGATCAAATCTCTCCAGCTTGTACCATGTTACCTTCTCTCCCATGATAACCCTTTGTGTAATCAAGGATGGTTTTGCCTTTGGAAATACTATTTCTTACCAGTGTGCAGCAAGGTGATCCCTAAAGATTCCTGCCGCACAGGCTGTCTCCtagagctgcctctgtgctgtggcCTGAGGGTGCTGGTGAGTCAGCAGAGGTTACTGGTGCCATGTGCAGGCAGTGGAACACACCTGCCTCGCTGGGGAGGGTACCTGCCAGGTTCCCCACGAGCCTGAAAGGCTGGGAAGTAACCAGGAAGGAGGGGAGAGAAACAGGGAGAATGCATTGCCAAGAGTCAGTAGGGCAGCACAACTGATACCTCATGTTCTCCTCTCTTCACTAGGATGTGGGGTAATCAAGTTGGAGATGAAGGAGCAAAGGCATTTGCAGAGGCCCTGAGGAACCACCCCAGGTTAACAAACGTGAGGTAAAACATCAGCAGAGCCAGGCAGCTTGGTGCAGTGCTGCCTTTTCCATCCTGCTGTGAAGCAATGACACTCTTCCCACCAAGGGTTGGCTTGGAATGCCATCTGGTATTGCAGCCTTTGCTGTGCAGCCAAGAGGTCCCTGGTGCAAGCGAGAGGCCAGACTCTGTCAAAACGCCCTGTGCAGCTTTTAGGCAAGTTAAAAATACCACATGACTGGCATCCTTTCCTCTGTGTGCACCTCCTGCCCTCATGCTGCACAGAGGTCTGGCATTTGTGAAGGCACATGGTCAGTGGATGCCATTTTGATCTGGGAGCATTAGCAGGAGGAGGCACCAGCTGTCACACAATTGGGTTCCCAGTGAGCTCAGTATTAACAGCATCTATTGAAAAAGTGCAGCAGCTCTTACCAAAGCGCTTTGTAGGCCATAATATGAGGGGCTGGGACATTCTTACATTTGGGCTCATCCTGTGCTCCAGTGGAGCTGCACCACCACACATTCAGTGCTAGTGATATGTCATCCTCACTGGAGTTCAGGGATGGATCTCAAACCAGCCTTCTGGAAGCCATAACACAGGTGAGGTGGGAAGCACAGCAGAAACTAGCGTGTTAAACAGCCCATTCCCTGCTAAAATTTCAAATGCTGGCTGGGGATTTAAAGATTTGAAGATGTTTTGGAGTCCCTCCACACAGCTGGAGCACTGGGTTCATGGTGACCCTTTATGTTTGTCTCCCAGTTCCACTGGCCTCCAGGGTGAGGGGAGCAGGCAAGGCTCCTTAGTTTCCCCACAAGGTGGCACATGGCACTAGTTTCTTCAGAAATACTCTGGGAGTTTGGGGATCTCTGGAGAGTTTATTGCTGCCACTTCAGATCCAGGGATTTCAGAGCTGGTGCCTTGTCCTCTTTTCTGCAAGTGGGTAGTCAAGCTTAAAAATTAAAAGCTGAACAGGTGCAGTGACCTAGATATATTTAAACTTAAAAGCCATCTGAAATAGCCATCTTCCCATAATTGCACAATCCTTCCAGACGCATCAGACttgaaagaaaacattttgaaCTTGAATCAGAGCTCAGGGATTCTCAGATGAGAGCAAATGTGCTGATGAATGTATTTGCAGAAATAAAGAGGAGTAACTGTGTTCTCTCGAGCTTGGGTTTGCTGGCATTTGTGCAAGGTGAATCCTCTGCTCTGCAGTGTACTTGCTCGTGGCTAATCTTGCTCCATGATTAGCATTCATAGTAAGCACCTGTGGTAGCTTTATGTGAAGACCAAGGGAAGATAATCCCTACTACATCAGTTTACTTTATTTGCCATTTTTAGGCCCAGGCATTATGGACTGAGAATATCCAGTTTAAGATGAAGCTAGGAGGGGCTCATGCCAATACATACTTGTGTTATTGCTCTACTGGGTTCCCCTTTCTACAGTTTTTGAGGCCTTGAATTATTTTAAGGGGGGAGATGCTTTCTGAACTCCTAAAGCCCAGAACATAACTTTGACTGGATGATTTTGCCAATGTCTCTTCAAAGAATGGAGGGCAGACTAAGGAATGTTTGTGGTTTGTAATGGAAAGCATTTACAAGCTCATCTCTCCATACACAAAGAAGGTGTTGTATGTAGAAGAATGAAGTATTTGGATGCCTGAAGGACTTAAAAGGACAAAGTTTCCACTTTGTACAGGGATGACAAACACATGTGAAAACCTGTGTGCTGCTAAGCACAACTCTTTGTCCTTGTTAAGAGCCTCAACTCTCAAAATTACTGAGTGCAACTCTGCTGTCAGTCCCAAGAGCACAACTCACTGACAGCAAACCTCGTGGACTGTTTGATAGACCTCACTCAGGCTGCAGACTGTGAACTGCTCTCACTTGTAAAAGTTGTAAGTGGTTTGTGAAGTATGTGAGCCTTTAAAACACACAAATGGTGAGCTGTACATCTGGGAAGCAGATCATCCAGGATATTCCCTGGTATTTGCAGTGGGAGAGCCAAGTGGTTCTGCTTATTAGACATTTGTATCTTTACTTCACAGTCTTGCATTCAATGGCATCACAACAGAGGGAGGCAAGAGTATTGCTGAAGCCATGCAGCACAACAACTCCGTGAGGATATTCTGGTAATTGACAGTGTGGTCTCTTTCTCCCTTGCTTCCTTTTCCAGAGCAAAATGCTGGTTTATGTCCTCCAAtcccattgcccttcctactctcCCTGCTCCTTCTCCCTGCCCTCATTCCCTCTGCTTTCCCTAGCAGCAAGCTATAAGGTATCCCTTTGGAAGAGTGTGGGCATGAGTAATGGATCAGAAGCACGTGTCCTTTGGGATACATTCCAGTGACCAGTGTCATGCCTCACTCTgctccctccatcttgctttcccCACCTTCTCTCCTTTCCATCATATGAAGTCAAGTTCTCTGTCCTCAGTTTTTGCACCTCTTCAGTGTTGTCTGTACCTTTTCCCACCACACCTCATTCACCTTTTAGACACTAAAGCATCATGAGAAAGTATCACTAGAGCATTGCTCAGAGAAATAAAGATCTGATACTCTTGTCTCTTTTACCTCCAGGGCTTCTCTTCAGTATCTCTTTGTGTCCAGCCTTTACAAATTGCTCAGGGCAGGAACAGCACATCCCCCTTTGGCTGTCTAAAGCTAAGTCACAGAAAGCTGCAAAAAAGGGGGCTGAAAAATAATGTCAACATCCTAAGTGGACATTTTCTCTCCCACTTAGGTTGACTAAAAACGAGCTGGATGATGAGGCAGCAATGAGTTTTGCAGAGATGCTGAAGGTCAACAAGAAACTGGTGCATTTATGGTGAGTTACATTCCACAGTGGCACAGGCTCTTTGGCAGTCACTACCTTAAAGCTTCACCTTCCAAGTCTATGTAGGTCACAGTAACAGCTTCTGTGCATGGTCTGGATGCAGCTGACTGCTTGTAGACAGTTCTAATGGGAAGTTAATAAAGCTGCTGTCTAGCATTTGGAACCTGCTTCCATACAGGGAAAAGTTCAAGCTGTTTCTGGTAACTTTCAAACTAATGATTGATTTCGTCTCTCATTAGGGGAACAGTACTGGCCTCAAAATCAAAAGTTTCAAAAAAACGAAAACCCAAACCCCCAAGCAGACAGCTAGAATAGAATAAGGTTATTACAATTCTTTCTGTTTATTATCATGCTATGAAAGTAACTCTTCAACCAAGAACCT
The sequence above is drawn from the Melospiza melodia melodia isolate bMelMel2 chromosome 1, bMelMel2.pri, whole genome shotgun sequence genome and encodes:
- the NOD1 gene encoding nucleotide-binding oligomerization domain-containing protein 1 isoform X1, which translates into the protein MEGQLCANVDISVKKPPETSPLSFIALLKVHRELLVSRIRNTQCLIDNLIKNDYFSAEDAEIVVQFPTQPDKVRKILDLVQSKGEEVSEYFVYVLQKVTDAYYELQPWLDEIGYKPSENICSKPVVNTDPVSRYCQKLRHELGRDSKFFMLYAQKEEMLLEEIYSNSIMELVSFTNESLGQVGQLEALFDDAVGLINEDGETVYVYGDAGIGKSILLQKIQSLWARKELDIGAKFFFCFRCRMFSCFKEDEAICLKDLLFKYNCYPDQDPAEVFHHILQFPHTVLFTFDGFDEIYSSFDLSSVPEVCSPNEPIHPLALLVSLLRGKLLKGSKKILTARTGTEIQKNIIRKKVLLRGFSRNNLKEYTAMFFKDEQRRALVSNQLEANPNLCSLCSVPLFCWIIFKCFEHFHSSQWFDGHELPDSSVTLTDVFLLMIEVHLNRAVKTSLLKGNIRSQAEMFKSRKESLLALGKMAYKGMENSSFIFEQEEVSSANISEEDLQLGFLRTVKGYSGCDSQATYEFLHLTLQSFFTALFLVMEEKVGTKELLEFFSECSSMETAQPTCLRIPWLKKQLAGEDPFQNKEHFNFTNMFLCGLLSGPRQKLFRHLVSPAVIKRKRKTLITYLGESMKSRLKGYTRSRLKSYNQVQVQPNFVWMLRCLYETQSEKVGRMAARRMHANYIKLAYCNACSADCSAISFLLHHFRKRLALDLDNNNINDYGIKQLQPCFSKLAVIRLSVNQVTDHGVRILYEELSKYQIVSFLGLYNNQITDVGAKYVAKLIEECSSLEYVKIGANKITSEGGKCLAQAIQKSKTMFEIGMWGNQVGDEGAKAFAEALRNHPRLTNVSLAFNGITTEGGKSIAEAMQHNNSVRIFWLTKNELDDEAAMSFAEMLKVNKKLVHLWLIQNQITAKGVKCLSEALKENTTIQEICLNGNLISQEEAKAFENEERIICF
- the NOD1 gene encoding nucleotide-binding oligomerization domain-containing protein 1 isoform X2, with translation MEGQLCANVDISVKKPPETSPLSFIALLKVHRELLVSRIRNTQCLIDNLIKNDYFSAEDAEIVVQFPTQPDKVRKILDLVQSKGEEVSEYFVYVLQKVTDAYYELQPWLDEIGYKPSENICSKPVVNTDPVSRYCQKLRHELGRDSKFFMLYAQKEEMLLEEIYSNSIMELVSFTNESLGQVGQLEALFDDAVGLINEDGETVYVYGDAGIGKSILLQKIQSLWARKELDIGAKFFFCFRCRMFSCFKEDEAICLKDLLFKYNCYPDQDPAEVFHHILQFPHTVLFTFDGFDEIYSSFDLSSVPEVCSPNEPIHPLALLVSLLRGKLLKGSKKILTARTGTEIQKNIIRKKVLLRGFSRNNLKEYTAMFFKDEQRRALVSNQLEANPNLCSLCSVPLFCWIIFKCFEHFHSSQWFDGHELPDSSVTLTDVFLLMIEVHLNRAVKTSLLKGNIRSQAEMFKSRKESLLALGKMAYKGMENSSFIFEQEEVSSANISEEDLQLGFLRTVKGYSGCDSQATYEFLHLTLQSFFTALFLVMEEKVGTKELLEFFSECSSMETAQPTCLRIPWLKKQLAGEDPFQNKEHFNFTNMFLCGLLSGPRQKLFRHLVSPAVIKRKRKTLITYLGESMKSRLKGYTRSRLKSYNQVQVQPNFVWMLRCLYETQSEKVGRMAARRMHANYIKLAYCNACSADCSAISFLLHHFRKRLALDLDNNNINDYGIKQLQPCFSKLAVIRLSVNQVTDHGVRILYEELSKYQIVSFLGLYNNQITDVGAKYVAKLIEECSSLEYVKIGANKITSEGGKCLAQAIQKSKTMFEIGMWGNQVGDEGAKAFAEALRNHPRLTNVSLAFNGITTEGGKSIAEAMQHNNSVRIFWASLQYLFVSSLYKLLRAGTAHPPLAV